The Ananas comosus cultivar F153 linkage group 7, ASM154086v1, whole genome shotgun sequence genome has a window encoding:
- the LOC109712873 gene encoding polyadenylate-binding protein-interacting protein 11, protein MAVIEGTGVVDLGANGDYNGGGGGAPDTRAAAAAAAKDLDGILPPPAPAPAMRMLDHAGAAGFPVLRPHHDPSAFHIGAHHFARGGEELVRSAAAAGGGGHRSIGAEAAGGDGFKREMRDLEELLSKLNPMAEEFVPPSLVSSHQHGAGGGAGFFSDGFKINSGLGNGGVGGRRKKNGYGQWNRRTNSRTSLAQREEAIRRTVYVSDIDQQVTEEQLAALFINCGQVVDCRVCGDPNSVLRFAFIEFTDEDGARAALNLSGTVLGYYPVRVLPSKTAIAPVNPTFLPRSDDEREMCARTVYCTNIDKKVSQADVKLFFESICGEVYRLRLLGDYHHSTRIAFVEFVLAESATAALNCSGAILGSLPIRVSPSKTPVRPRAPRQPAH, encoded by the exons ATGGCGGTTATCGAAGGCACGGGAGTCGTCGATCTCGGAGCGAACGGAGATtacaacggcggcggcggcggagcaccCGACAcccgtgccgccgccgccgccgccgccaaggATCTCGACGGGATCCTGCCACCGCCGGCGCCGGCTCCGGCGATGCGGATGCTGGACCACGCTGGGGCCGCCGGGTTCCCGGTGCTCCGGCCCCACCACGATCCCTCTGCCTTCCACATCGGCGCCCACCATTTCGCCCGCGGCGGCGAGGAGCTGGTGCggagcgccgcggcggcggggggaggAGGGCATCGGAGCATCGGCGCGGAGGCGGCCGGGGGCGATggattcaagcgggagatgcgGGATCTGGAGGAGCTGCTCTCCAAGCTGAATCCCATGGCGGAGGAGTTCGTCCCCCCCTCGCTTGTTTCCAGCCATCAACACGGCGCCGGCGGAGGCGCCGGATTCTTCTCCGACGGGTTTAAGATCAATAGTGGACTGGGGAATGGCGGCGTCGGCGGAAGGAGG AAGAAGAATGGATACGGGCAGTGGAATCGCCGGACGAACAGCAGGACGAGTTTGGCCCAGCGAGAAGAGGCAATCCGGAGAACCGTCTATGTTTCTGATATCGATCAGCAG gTTACTGAAGAACAGCTTGCGGCACTATTTATCAACTGTGGGCAG GTCGTCGATTGCCGTGTGTGTGGGGACCCAAATTCTGTCCTCCGATTTGCTTTCATAGAGTTTACTGACGAGG ACGGTGCAAGAGCTGCTTTAAATCTGTCAGGAACCGTTCTCGGATATTATCCAGTAAGGGTTCTTCCTTCAAAAACTGCTATTGCGCCTGTCAACCCGACATTCTTGCCCAGG TCTGATGATGAACGCGAGATGTGTGCCAGGACTGTATATTGTACAAATATTGACAAGAAG GTTTCTCAAGCAGATGTCAAACTCTTCTTTGAGTCGATATGTGGAGAG GTATATCGCTTGAGGCTGCTTGGGGACTATCATCACTCCACACGCATTGCCTTTGTTGAGTTTGTACTG GCTGAGAGTGCTACAGCTGCTCTGAACTGCAGTGGTGCAATACTGGGATCTTTGCCGATAAG GGTCAGCCCGTCAAAGACTCCTGTGCGACCACGTGCACCTCGGCAGCCAGCGCATTGA